The following coding sequences are from one Tachysurus vachellii isolate PV-2020 chromosome 7, HZAU_Pvac_v1, whole genome shotgun sequence window:
- the tcea1 gene encoding transcription elongation factor A protein 1, which produces MGKKEEEEVIRIAKKIDKLAQKKNGSGALDLLKELKNVPMTLELLQSTRIGMSVNAIRKQSTDEEVTSLAKSLIKSWKKLLDEPADGDKPSEEKKKESGVPVMSQSQGSPEPREESSSSNSSSKSEAVDMLPTSHMSTFPRAPGTSDSVRVKCREMLSSALQTGDDHITIGADCDELGAQIEECIFLEFKNTDMKYKNRVRSRISNLKDMKNPNLRRNVLCGNVPPDRIAKMTAEEMASDELKEMRKNMTKEAIRDHQMAKTGGTSTDLFTCGRCKKNKCTYTQVQTRSADEPMTTFVFCNECGNRWKFC; this is translated from the exons ATGGGcaagaaggaagaggaagaggttATTAGGATCGCGAAGAAAATCGACAAATTGGCACAGAAGAAAAACGGG TCAGGGGCTTTGGATCTTCTCAAGGAACTGAAGAATGTACCCATGACGTTGGAGTTGCTTCAG TCGACCAGGATCGGCATGTCTGTGAACGCAATCCGGAAGCAAAGCACAGACGAAGAGGTGACATCGCTGGCCAAATCTCTTATCAAGTCCTGGAAGAAGCTTCTGG ATGAACCCGCTGACGGAGACAAACCCtctgaggagaaaaagaaggaatCTGGAGTTCCAGTCATGTCACAGTCACAGGGTAGCCCTGAGCCTAGAGAGGAAAG TTCCAGCAGTAATTCAAGCAGTAAGAGCGAAGCTGTTGACATGTTGCCCACCAGCCACATGTCCACCTTCCCTCGAGCACCAGGAACGTCTGACTCGGTGCGCGTTAAGTGCAGAGAAATGCTGTCCAGCGCTCTGCAGACTGGAG ATGACCATATCACCATCGGTGCCGACTGTGATGAACTCGGAGCCCAGATTGAGGAAT GCATCTTCCTGGAGTTCAAGAACACCGACATGAAGTATAAGAATCGTGTCCGAAGCCGAATTTCAAACCTTAAGGATATGAAGAACCCCAACTTAAGGAGGAACGTTCTTTGCGGAAACGTGCCTCCAGATCGCATAGCCAAGATGACTGCAGAG GAAATGGCCAGTGATGAGCTTAAGGAGATGCGCAAAAATATGACCAAAGAAGCTATCAGGGACCACCAAATGGCCAAGACTGGAGGAACCTCGACTGACCTGTTCACCTGCGGGAGATGCAAAAAGAACAAGTGCACCTACACACAG GTTCAGACTAGAAGCGCTGACGAGCCCATGACCACATTTGTCTTCTGTAATGAATGCGGCAATAGATGGAAG TTCTGCTGA